TTGGACGATGTCAGGACGACGATGGGAATCTTGCGCGTGCCTTCCTCGCTCTTGCAGCGGCGCAAGACTTCCAAGCCGTCGACCTTCGGCAGCTTCAAATCGAGCAGGACCAGCTTGGGGACGCGCCTGTCGGCTCGATGCGCGTACTTGCCGGTGCCGAACAGGTATTCCAACGCTTCGGCCCCGTCGGTGACGACCTGAACATGGTTCGTCACCTGATTCTT
The DNA window shown above is from Nitrospira tepida and carries:
- a CDS encoding response regulator, which encodes MTINGVEILLVEDSPEDVELTLRALQKNQVTNHVQVVTDGAEALEYLFGTGKYAHRADRRVPKLVLLDLKLPKVDGLEVLRRCKSEEGTRKIPIVVLTSSKEERDIVESYRLGVNSYIVKPVDFQQFNEAVRQLGLYWLLLNEAPR